One Keratinibaculum paraultunense genomic window carries:
- the coaBC gene encoding bifunctional phosphopantothenoylcysteine decarboxylase/phosphopantothenate--cysteine ligase CoaBC, producing MLKDKHIIVGVTGGIAAYKVADVVSRLKKQEANVEVIMTRNATKFISPLTFQTLSSNPVYIEMFNEPKSYDVEHISLAERADMFLIAPATANIIGKIANGIADDLLTTTIMATKSKVVFAPAMNTNMYMNPIVQENINFLKKLGYEFIDPGTGLLACQTYGIGRMAEPKEIVEFIINYFNNKQLVGKKVVVTAGPTMEPIDPVRYITNHSSGKMGYNIAKEARDRGADVVLIAGPTNIEPPAGVEVVRVNTTREMFDAVEKHFSSCDVLIKAAAPLDYRPEKVMKEKIKKDSEGMEELNIKLVRNPDIVSHFGKIKGDRIVVGFAAETNNLIQYAKEKLIKKNLDFIVANDISREGAGFKSDTNIVSIIDKEGNIEDYPILDKNQVAKIVLDKVCTMLNIKS from the coding sequence ATGCTTAAAGATAAACATATTATAGTGGGAGTAACAGGAGGTATTGCAGCTTATAAAGTTGCCGATGTAGTTAGCAGATTAAAAAAACAAGAAGCAAATGTAGAAGTTATAATGACCAGAAATGCAACAAAGTTTATATCTCCTTTAACTTTTCAGACTTTATCATCAAATCCTGTATATATAGAGATGTTTAATGAACCTAAAAGCTATGATGTGGAACATATTTCTTTAGCAGAAAGAGCAGATATGTTTTTGATTGCACCAGCAACTGCAAATATCATCGGAAAGATTGCCAATGGTATAGCTGATGATCTTTTAACTACTACTATAATGGCAACTAAATCTAAAGTTGTATTCGCCCCAGCTATGAATACCAATATGTATATGAATCCTATAGTGCAAGAAAACATAAATTTTTTAAAAAAATTAGGATATGAATTTATTGATCCTGGCACAGGTTTACTAGCATGTCAAACCTATGGTATTGGTAGGATGGCTGAACCTAAAGAGATAGTAGAGTTTATAATAAATTATTTTAATAATAAACAATTAGTAGGTAAAAAGGTAGTAGTAACTGCTGGTCCAACTATGGAACCTATAGATCCTGTTAGATATATAACTAATCATTCTAGCGGGAAAATGGGGTATAATATAGCAAAGGAAGCTAGAGATAGGGGGGCAGATGTGGTATTAATAGCTGGTCCTACTAATATAGAGCCTCCAGCTGGTGTTGAGGTTGTAAGAGTTAATACTACTAGGGAAATGTTTGATGCGGTAGAAAAGCATTTTTCATCCTGTGATGTGTTGATAAAAGCTGCAGCACCTTTAGATTATAGACCTGAAAAAGTAATGAAGGAGAAGATAAAAAAGGATTCAGAAGGAATGGAAGAATTGAATATAAAGCTTGTTAGAAATCCAGATATAGTTTCTCATTTTGGTAAAATAAAAGGGGATAGAATAGTAGTTGGATTTGCTGCAGAAACCAACAATTTAATTCAATATGCAAAAGAGAAACTAATAAAAAAGAATTTAGATTTTATAGTAGCAAACGATATATCTAGAGAAGGTGCGGGTTTTAAATCTGATACAAATATAGTTTCTATAATAGATAAAGAAGGTAATATAGAGGATTATCCTATATTGGATAAAAATCAAGTTGCAAAAATTGTGTTGGATAAGGTATGTACTATGTTAAATATTAAAAGCTAG
- the rpoZ gene encoding DNA-directed RNA polymerase subunit omega — protein sequence MYNPSFNELSKLGDSRYTLVMLAAKRAREIVDGAKPLIETESTKPISIAIEEMLQEKIKYRRPEIKGYK from the coding sequence ATGTATAATCCATCTTTTAATGAGCTTTCAAAGCTTGGCGATAGTAGATATACATTGGTAATGTTAGCAGCTAAGAGGGCAAGAGAAATAGTAGATGGTGCAAAACCTCTTATTGAAACAGAGTCTACTAAGCCTATAAGTATTGCTATTGAAGAAATGTTGCAAGAAAAAATAAAATATAGAAGACCTGAAATTAAGGGGTATAAGTAG
- the gmk gene encoding guanylate kinase, with translation MSKGFLVVISGPSGCGKGTICKELLKQNDNLIFSVSATTRKPRIGEVDGKNYFFIDDKKFDDMVKNGEFLEHAYVHSNRYGTPKKFVLDNIERGKIVLLEIDVQGALQVKRVYPEGVFIFLLPPSMEELKNRIVKRGTETKEDIDLRLKNALEELKFVDEYDYLVINDKVDNAVKKIEAIISAEQLKVKRHKDILKKINIQEG, from the coding sequence ATGTCTAAGGGATTTTTAGTGGTAATATCAGGACCTTCTGGCTGTGGTAAAGGAACTATATGCAAAGAATTATTGAAGCAAAATGATAATTTAATATTTTCAGTATCAGCAACTACTAGAAAACCTAGAATAGGGGAGGTAGATGGGAAAAATTATTTTTTTATAGATGATAAAAAATTTGATGATATGGTGAAGAATGGAGAGTTTTTAGAACATGCCTATGTTCATAGTAACCGTTATGGTACTCCTAAAAAATTTGTGTTGGATAATATAGAAAGAGGAAAAATAGTTTTACTAGAGATAGATGTTCAAGGAGCATTGCAGGTTAAAAGGGTTTATCCTGAAGGGGTGTTTATATTTTTATTGCCTCCTTCTATGGAAGAATTAAAAAATAGAATAGTTAAAAGAGGAACAGAAACAAAAGAAGATATAGATTTAAGGCTTAAAAATGCACTTGAAGAGTTGAAGTTTGTTGATGAATATGACTATTTAGTTATTAATGATAAAGTAGATAATGCAGTAAAAAAAATAGAAGCTATAATATCAGCTGAACAATTAAAGGTAAAGAGGCATAAGGATATTCTTAAAAAGATAAACATACAGGAGGGATAA
- the remA gene encoding extracellular matrix/biofilm regulator RemA produces the protein MSIQLINIGFGNIVSANRIIAIVSPDSAPIKRVIQEARDKGILIDATCGRRTRAVIVTDSDHIILSAVQPETVAQRLNGKSIDKINLD, from the coding sequence ATGTCAATACAATTAATTAATATTGGATTTGGTAATATTGTATCAGCGAATAGAATTATTGCAATTGTAAGCCCTGATTCTGCTCCTATTAAAAGAGTTATACAAGAAGCAAGGGATAAGGGGATATTGATAGATGCTACCTGTGGTAGAAGGACTAGAGCAGTAATAGTAACTGATAGTGATCATATAATACTATCAGCGGTACAGCCAGAAACAGTAGCTCAAAGATTAAATGGGAAATCCATTGATAAGATAAATTTAGATTAG
- a CDS encoding YicC/YloC family endoribonuclease — protein sequence MIKSMTGFGRGESSDEIHNFNVEIRSVNHRYNDIVLKMPKHINYLEEKVKECIKNKISRGRIEVYINLEYIDDSAIEVKVDLLLAKAYKNALDDLIDKLGMLDDVKLSHILNFSDIVKTERKELDEDKTWACLNLAVEEALNNLINMRIKEGLILKSDLETQLDVMYDIIEKIEERSPLVVKDYKKKLELRIKEILNVDYIDEERLAYEVAFFADKSDINEEVIRLKSHIKQFKESLEDEEPVGRKLDFLIQEMNREINTIGSKANDLVISNCVVAIKSQLEKIREQVQNIE from the coding sequence ATGATAAAAAGCATGACTGGTTTTGGCAGAGGAGAGTCTTCTGATGAAATTCACAATTTTAACGTGGAAATTAGAAGTGTAAATCATAGATATAACGATATTGTATTAAAGATGCCAAAGCATATAAATTATTTAGAAGAAAAAGTTAAGGAATGTATTAAAAATAAAATTAGTCGAGGCAGAATAGAAGTATATATAAATTTGGAATACATAGATGATTCAGCAATAGAAGTAAAAGTGGATTTGCTGTTGGCAAAAGCTTATAAAAATGCCTTAGATGATTTGATAGATAAATTGGGCATGTTAGATGATGTAAAACTATCTCATATACTAAATTTTTCAGATATAGTAAAAACTGAAAGGAAAGAGTTAGATGAAGATAAGACTTGGGCGTGTTTAAATTTAGCAGTGGAAGAAGCATTAAATAATTTGATAAACATGAGAATAAAAGAAGGATTAATATTAAAATCTGATTTGGAAACTCAACTTGATGTTATGTATGATATAATAGAAAAGATAGAAGAAAGATCTCCTTTAGTGGTCAAAGATTATAAGAAAAAGTTGGAACTAAGGATAAAGGAAATTTTAAATGTAGATTATATAGATGAAGAAAGACTTGCTTATGAGGTAGCTTTTTTTGCCGATAAAAGTGATATAAATGAAGAGGTTATTAGACTAAAATCTCATATAAAGCAATTTAAGGAAAGTTTAGAGGATGAAGAACCTGTAGGCAGAAAGTTAGATTTTTTAATACAGGAGATGAATAGAGAAATTAATACCATAGGTTCTAAAGCTAATGATTTGGTGATTTCTAATTGTGTGGTAGCCATAAAAAGTCAATTAGAGAAGATAAGAGAACAAGTACAGAATATAGAATAA
- a CDS encoding Rqc2 family fibronectin-binding protein: MSLDGIVTRAIVKELNDKILGGRIDKIYQPEKDEILLNIYNNGKNHKLIISSSSNNPRIHLTNQAKTNPPNPPMFCMLLRKHLSGGIILNIEQFHMDRIIFIDISSIDELGVSKPKRLIIEIMGKHSNIILIEKDNLSIVDSIKRVPENVSRVRQVLPGLKYQLPPLQNKIDPLNSNREDFYNLIVQVKPKTYIYKFFYTNYMGLSPLISREICFNANIDIDRPVGSLTAQEKEILLNTFMSMITKVKEEKYTPVLIHDPIKSGYKAFHALDIKQFGNYKKEYLDSISKVLDKFYLVNDTIDRIKQKSNSIRKSIENKLERSLNKLSKQKEELLKSKEREKYKIYGDLILANVHKIEERAKQVTLENFYSEGMELINIPLNPKYSPAENAQRYYKKYSKLKNAHTLLLKEIPNTEEEIEYLENVLNSIDNCTEIIELEEIKEELIKEGYLNPHKKKQNKKNDNIKSKPHHYISSDGFHIYVGKNNRQNEYLTLKMANKDDIWLHAQKTPGSHVIIKKDRKSISNTTLEEAALLAAYYSKARHSNNVAVDYTEKKNVRKPKNAKTGMVIYENFNTVFVTPEYSKVQKLKKVED; encoded by the coding sequence ATGTCATTAGATGGTATAGTCACAAGAGCTATTGTAAAAGAATTAAATGATAAAATATTAGGTGGTAGAATAGACAAAATATATCAACCTGAAAAAGATGAAATATTGTTGAATATATACAATAATGGGAAAAATCATAAGCTTATAATATCTTCTAGTAGCAATAATCCTAGAATTCATTTAACCAATCAAGCAAAGACAAATCCCCCAAATCCACCTATGTTCTGTATGCTCCTTAGAAAACATTTATCTGGGGGAATAATATTAAACATAGAACAATTTCATATGGACAGAATAATATTTATAGACATTAGTTCCATTGATGAATTAGGCGTATCTAAACCTAAAAGACTAATAATTGAAATAATGGGTAAACACAGCAACATTATCCTTATAGAAAAGGACAATCTAAGCATAGTAGACTCTATAAAAAGAGTCCCTGAAAATGTAAGTCGAGTAAGACAAGTTTTGCCAGGATTAAAATATCAACTTCCACCTTTACAAAACAAAATAGACCCATTAAATTCAAATAGAGAAGACTTTTATAATTTAATAGTTCAAGTTAAACCTAAAACTTATATATATAAGTTTTTCTATACGAATTATATGGGCTTAAGCCCCTTAATAAGTAGAGAAATATGTTTTAATGCTAATATAGATATAGATAGACCTGTTGGCAGTTTAACCGCACAAGAAAAAGAAATATTATTAAATACATTTATGTCTATGATAACTAAAGTAAAAGAAGAGAAATATACTCCAGTACTAATACATGACCCTATAAAATCTGGTTACAAAGCCTTTCATGCTTTAGATATAAAACAATTTGGTAATTATAAAAAAGAATATTTAGATTCTATTAGCAAGGTATTAGATAAATTCTATTTAGTAAATGATACAATAGATAGAATTAAACAAAAATCTAATTCTATAAGAAAATCCATCGAAAATAAATTAGAACGTTCTTTAAATAAATTATCTAAACAGAAGGAAGAACTATTAAAATCTAAAGAACGAGAAAAATATAAAATCTATGGAGATTTAATATTAGCAAATGTACACAAAATAGAAGAAAGAGCTAAACAAGTAACCTTAGAAAACTTTTATAGTGAAGGTATGGAATTGATAAATATCCCATTAAACCCTAAATATTCTCCTGCTGAAAATGCACAAAGGTATTATAAAAAGTATTCAAAACTTAAAAATGCTCATACATTATTATTAAAAGAAATTCCTAATACTGAAGAGGAAATAGAATATTTGGAAAATGTGTTAAACAGCATAGATAATTGTACTGAAATAATAGAACTAGAGGAAATAAAAGAAGAATTGATAAAAGAAGGCTATTTAAATCCTCATAAAAAAAAGCAAAATAAAAAAAATGATAATATTAAATCAAAACCTCATCACTATATATCTTCAGATGGTTTTCATATATATGTAGGCAAAAACAACAGGCAAAATGAATATTTAACTTTGAAAATGGCTAATAAAGATGATATATGGCTTCATGCTCAAAAAACACCAGGTAGTCATGTTATAATAAAAAAGGATAGAAAATCAATTTCTAATACTACTTTAGAAGAAGCTGCATTATTAGCAGCATACTACAGTAAAGCTAGACATTCCAACAATGTTGCTGTGGATTATACAGAAAAGAAAAATGTAAGAAAACCTAAAAATGCTAAAACAGGCATGGTCATATATGAAAATTTTAATACAGTATTTGTTACTCCTGAATATAGCAAAGTTCAAAAACTAAAAAAGGTAGAGGATTAA
- the pyrR gene encoding bifunctional pyr operon transcriptional regulator/uracil phosphoribosyltransferase PyrR: protein MKTKAIILDEKSIQRATTRIANEIIERNKGVDDLILVGIKTRGVPFAYRLSDKISQIEGKDVPVLTLDITLYRDDLTEIQEDPIVKKANANIDINDKIIVLVDDVIFTGRTVRAALDALVDMGRARKVQLAVLIDRGHRELPIRPDYVGKNVPTSRKEIVSVKFKEIDKIDQVIIKEKR from the coding sequence ATGAAAACCAAAGCAATAATATTAGATGAAAAGTCTATACAACGGGCTACCACAAGGATAGCTAATGAAATTATTGAAAGAAATAAAGGTGTTGATGATTTAATTTTAGTGGGAATAAAGACTAGGGGAGTGCCTTTTGCTTATCGATTGTCAGATAAAATTAGCCAAATTGAAGGGAAAGATGTACCAGTATTAACCTTAGACATCACGTTGTACAGAGATGATTTAACAGAGATTCAAGAAGACCCTATAGTTAAAAAAGCAAATGCAAATATAGATATTAATGATAAAATAATAGTATTAGTTGATGATGTAATATTTACAGGTAGAACCGTTAGAGCTGCTCTTGATGCTCTTGTTGATATGGGAAGGGCACGAAAGGTGCAATTAGCAGTTTTAATTGATAGAGGACATAGAGAATTACCTATTAGACCTGATTACGTTGGTAAGAATGTTCCAACCTCGAGAAAAGAAATTGTAAGTGTGAAATTTAAAGAAATTGATAAAATAGATCAAGTTATAATAAAAGAAAAAAGGTAA
- a CDS encoding RluA family pseudouridine synthase gives MEIYVDKDYNERIDYYLSKKIPDVSRSYIQKMIKKGLILVNGKQVKPSYLINKEDHIHIEITKPEKLELIPEDIPIDIIYEDRDLLVVNKPKGMVVHPAPGNPRGTLVNALLYHVSNLSSINGDLRPGIVHRLDKDTTGLLMVAKNDYSHMILTKQLKKHKVKRIYTGLVHGELFKKEGVINAPIGRHPVNRKRMAVVNENGKEAITYYRVLNIFKGYTLVEVSLETGRMHQIRVHMAYINHPIVGDPIYTNRKNEFGIKSQLLHASRLGFYHPRTNEYMEFEAKLPEEFNRVIQILEKRNR, from the coding sequence ATGGAAATATATGTAGACAAGGATTATAATGAAAGAATAGATTATTATCTTTCAAAAAAGATACCTGATGTTTCAAGGTCTTATATACAAAAGATGATTAAAAAAGGATTGATTTTAGTTAATGGAAAACAAGTAAAACCTAGTTATTTAATCAATAAGGAAGATCATATACACATAGAAATTACTAAGCCTGAAAAGTTAGAACTTATACCAGAGGATATTCCTATTGATATAATATATGAAGATAGGGATCTATTAGTAGTTAATAAACCTAAAGGCATGGTGGTGCACCCTGCTCCAGGAAATCCAAGAGGAACATTAGTAAATGCACTTTTATATCATGTATCAAATCTTTCATCTATTAATGGGGATTTAAGACCTGGAATCGTACATAGACTGGACAAGGATACTACAGGTTTATTAATGGTGGCTAAAAATGATTATTCTCATATGATATTGACAAAACAATTAAAAAAGCATAAGGTTAAGAGAATATATACAGGTCTAGTACATGGTGAACTATTTAAAAAAGAAGGAGTAATAAATGCACCTATAGGCAGACATCCAGTTAATAGAAAAAGAATGGCTGTTGTTAATGAAAATGGGAAGGAAGCTATAACTTATTATCGTGTTTTAAATATTTTTAAAGGATATACATTGGTAGAAGTTTCATTAGAAACTGGTAGAATGCATCAGATACGAGTTCATATGGCTTATATTAATCATCCAATTGTGGGAGATCCTATATATACTAATAGAAAGAATGAATTTGGGATAAAATCTCAATTACTTCATGCTAGTAGATTAGGGTTTTATCATCCAAGAACTAATGAGTATATGGAGTTTGAGGCTAAATTACCTGAAGAGTTTAATAGAGTTATACAAATATTAGAAAAGAGAAATAGGTAG
- the lspA gene encoding signal peptidase II — MWYLITILVIVLDQITKYLAVKYLKGKSSFVIIEDFLQLYYVENYGAAFGILQNRKIFFIIVTSIVIISIVFFLCKNPYNLSKIMQIALSMLLGGSIGNLIDRIRLGYVVDFISIRIGKGYDFPVFNIADTFIVIGTFLIVIMVLLDRYEA, encoded by the coding sequence TTGTGGTATTTAATTACAATATTAGTTATAGTATTAGATCAAATTACAAAGTACCTAGCTGTAAAATATTTGAAAGGTAAGAGCTCTTTTGTGATTATAGAAGATTTTTTACAATTATATTATGTTGAAAATTATGGAGCAGCGTTTGGTATACTACAAAATAGAAAGATTTTTTTCATTATAGTTACTTCTATAGTCATTATAAGTATTGTATTTTTCTTGTGTAAAAACCCTTATAATTTGAGCAAAATTATGCAAATAGCATTGTCTATGTTATTGGGAGGATCAATAGGTAATTTGATCGATAGGATTAGATTAGGTTATGTGGTGGATTTTATTAGCATTAGAATTGGTAAAGGATACGATTTTCCTGTTTTTAATATAGCGGATACGTTTATAGTTATAGGAACTTTTTTAATAGTTATAATGGTGTTGTTGGATAGGTATGAAGCGTAA
- a CDS encoding bifunctional 3-deoxy-7-phosphoheptulonate synthase/chorismate mutase, with product MIKDINIDEESIFNQRQFIIIAGPCAIESYEQMQCIGKFLKKLGIKYLRGGAFKPRTDPNSFQGLGMEGLKILRDIKTVYEFKVVSEIVDPRDIDLTYDYIDIYQIGSRNMQNYSLLKEVGRTNKPVLLKRGMSATIEEWIKASEYIALEGNKNIILCERGIRTFENYTRNTLDLMSVPILKSLTKYPVIVDPSHGTGRRELILPASKAALILGADGIIVEVHPKPEEALSDGFQSLNFEEFENLVVEMNRLENLVYSEE from the coding sequence ATGATAAAAGATATAAATATAGATGAAGAATCAATTTTTAATCAGAGACAGTTTATTATTATTGCTGGACCTTGTGCAATTGAAAGTTATGAACAAATGCAATGTATAGGTAAATTTTTAAAAAAGTTAGGAATTAAATATTTACGTGGTGGTGCTTTTAAACCTAGAACAGATCCAAATTCTTTTCAAGGATTGGGCATGGAAGGGTTAAAGATATTAAGAGATATAAAAACTGTTTATGAATTCAAAGTGGTTTCTGAAATAGTTGACCCTAGAGATATTGATTTAACTTATGATTATATTGATATATACCAAATTGGTTCAAGGAATATGCAAAATTATTCCTTACTAAAGGAAGTTGGACGGACAAATAAGCCTGTATTATTAAAACGGGGTATGAGTGCTACTATAGAAGAATGGATTAAAGCATCGGAATATATAGCATTAGAGGGAAATAAAAATATAATATTATGTGAAAGAGGTATAAGAACCTTTGAAAATTATACTAGGAATACTTTAGATTTAATGAGTGTTCCTATTTTAAAAAGCCTTACAAAATATCCGGTAATTGTAGATCCAAGTCATGGTACAGGAAGAAGGGAATTAATTTTGCCAGCATCGAAAGCAGCACTTATATTAGGTGCAGATGGAATTATTGTAGAGGTTCATCCAAAACCAGAAGAAGCTTTATCTGATGGATTCCAATCGTTAAATTTTGAAGAATTTGAAAATCTAGTGGTAGAGATGAATCGCTTGGAAAACCTCGTATATAGTGAAGAATAG